In a single window of the Rhizobiaceae bacterium genome:
- the rplA gene encoding 50S ribosomal protein L1, producing the protein MAKVSKRIAKAREGIDPNKAYSLEDAVKLLKDRASAKFDETIEVAMNLGVDPRHADQMVRGVVNLPNGTGRNVRVAVFAKGAKADEATAAGADLVGAEDLVEIVQKGEINFDRCIATPDLMPLVGRLGKVLGPRGMMPNPKVGTVTMDVAAAVKASKGGAVEFRVEKAGIVHAGVGKVSFDANAIAENVRAFTDAVTKAKPAGAKGNYVKKVSVTSTMGPGLKLDIASLNPAQ; encoded by the coding sequence ATGGCTAAGGTTTCCAAGCGTATTGCCAAGGCGCGCGAGGGTATTGACCCGAACAAGGCCTATTCGCTCGAAGATGCGGTGAAGCTGCTGAAGGATCGCGCATCGGCGAAATTCGACGAGACGATCGAGGTCGCAATGAATCTCGGAGTCGATCCTCGCCATGCGGACCAAATGGTGCGCGGCGTGGTCAACTTGCCGAACGGAACCGGCCGCAATGTGCGGGTTGCGGTTTTCGCCAAGGGCGCGAAGGCCGATGAGGCGACCGCCGCCGGGGCCGACCTGGTGGGCGCCGAGGATCTGGTCGAGATCGTCCAGAAGGGCGAGATCAATTTCGACCGTTGCATCGCAACGCCCGACCTGATGCCGCTCGTCGGTCGTCTGGGCAAGGTTCTAGGTCCGCGCGGCATGATGCCGAACCCGAAGGTCGGCACCGTGACCATGGATGTGGCTGCGGCTGTGAAGGCGTCAAAGGGTGGCGCGGTCGAGTTCCGCGTCGAAAAGGCGGGCATCGTTCATGCGGGCGTCGGCAAGGTGTCGTTCGATGCCAATGCGATCGCCGAGAATGTACGCGCGTTCACCGATGCGGTGACCAAGGCCAAGCCGGCTGGCGCGAAGGGCAACTATGTCAAGAAGGTCTCCGTGACCTCGACAATGGGCCCGGGCCTCAAGCTCGATATCGCGTCGCTGAATCCGGCGCAGTAA